The Candidatus Eisenbacteria bacterium genome contains the following window.
GCCCAGGCGCCGATGTCTCCACGCGCCGATGAAGCGCCCGCCGCGATCGCCGGGGGCAAGCTGCCGCCGGGATACCGCGACTGGCGGTTGATCTCGGTGGCCAGGGAAGAAGGGGACCTCGACGACATCAGGGCCATTCTCGGCAACGACACCGCCATCCGGGCGTACCGCGAAGGCACGCGGCCGTTTCCGGACGGCACGGTCATCGCCCGCCTCGCCTGGAGCTACGACTCGTCGGAGGTGAACAACAAGGCGTTCGGCCGCCGCCAGTCGTTCGTGGCCGGGCACCCGAAGAACGGCGTCCAGTTCATGGTCAAGGACGCCAAGAAGTACGCTTCGACCGGCGGCTGGCAGTACGCGCACTTCGACGAAGGCAAACCCCTTCATGATGCGGCCACGCTCCAGCGCTGTTTCGATTGCCATCTGGCACTCGAGGATCAGGACTTCGTCTTCACTCGGTACACGCCCTGAGCCGGCCGATGGCCCATTTCAAAGAGTACGAGGTGCACGATGAGTCAGCCTGATCGAAGCCCGACGCCGGGCACCATCTCCGCGTACGGGTACGATGTCTCGCCGCTGAGCGCGGAGGAGGTTCGTGCGCTCGCAATGGCGCTGAACGCGGAGGAGCGCCGGATCCTGCTGGACCACGGCACCGAGCCGGCCTTCTGCGGCAATCTCCTCGACAACAAGACGGAAGGGACCTACGTCTGCCGCTTGTGCGGGCTGCCGCTCTTCGCGTCGAGGACGAAGTTCGAGTCCGGCACCGGTTGGCCCAGCTTTCACCAGCCGGTCGACCGGGCCCATGTCGCCTTCATCGAGGACCGAAGTCACGGCATGGTCCGTACCGAGATCCGCTGTGCTCGCTGTGGCGGCCATCTCGGTCACGTGTTCCCGGATGGCCCGCCGCCGTCCCGCGAGCGCTACTGCCTCAACTCCATCTCGATGGAGTTCGTCCACGAGGGGCAGCCCCTGCCGCGCAAGACCCGATCGGACCGCGGCTCCGAGAGTTGAGTACCGGCCCGGCGCCAGGGCTTCGAATCGCATGAACTATACTTTCCCGCATGAAGCGCGTGGCAGGGCTTGTTCTGGTCGGAGTCGCGATCGCCGTCATCGCGACGTGGCTCCAGCTCGGCACATCGAGACGGGTTCCGTCGAGCGATGCCGATCACCCTCGCGTGCTGGCGACGCCGCCCCGGTATCCTGAGCAAACCGACGCCGTTCTCGAAGCACGGCTGAGAGCGATCATGAACGGAGCCCCCGCTCGCTGTAGCGTCGTGGCAAAACATCTGGGCAACGGCGCCATCGCTCGCGTGAATCCGGGTGAGCCCATTCCTCTCTTGAGCGTGGTCAAGCTGCCCGTGGCGATCGTCGTCCTCGACGGGGTGGACCAGGGCCGCTGGTCGCTGAGCACTCCGATCACCCTGCTTCCCATGGACATGCACCCGAGGGGGATGCTTGG
Protein-coding sequences here:
- a CDS encoding cytochrome P460 family protein is translated as MSPRADEAPAAIAGGKLPPGYRDWRLISVAREEGDLDDIRAILGNDTAIRAYREGTRPFPDGTVIARLAWSYDSSEVNNKAFGRRQSFVAGHPKNGVQFMVKDAKKYASTGGWQYAHFDEGKPLHDAATLQRCFDCHLALEDQDFVFTRYTP
- the msrB gene encoding peptide-methionine (R)-S-oxide reductase MsrB yields the protein MSQPDRSPTPGTISAYGYDVSPLSAEEVRALAMALNAEERRILLDHGTEPAFCGNLLDNKTEGTYVCRLCGLPLFASRTKFESGTGWPSFHQPVDRAHVAFIEDRSHGMVRTEIRCARCGGHLGHVFPDGPPPSRERYCLNSISMEFVHEGQPLPRKTRSDRGSES